A single region of the Salvia miltiorrhiza cultivar Shanhuang (shh) chromosome 8, IMPLAD_Smil_shh, whole genome shotgun sequence genome encodes:
- the LOC130997571 gene encoding uncharacterized protein At3g17950, translating to MAQQQEEGWPLGLQPVNVRVGGLDRNRDLNASLSFNTLLTASPISSDDFSSDLDTQSTGSFFHDKSITLGSLIGISSILELSRRSRRARAPDEAARSKKTRTWFLSLCSRLSTDAVSISNAPSLAHLLEAERRGAAAAAAAVDDFSHVSNHNSLFVGGHVAPPPRPSSPFARDLLSHHNAHGPPLLLSCLCAHSSSN from the exons ATGGCTCAACAACAG GAAGAAGGGTGGCCGCTGGGGCTGCAGCCGGTGAATGTAAGAGTTGGTGGGCTGGATAGGAACCGTGATCTCAATGCCTCTCTCTCCTTCAACACTTTGCTCACCGCTTCCCCAATCTCCTCCGACGATTTCTCTTCTGATCTTGATACTCAG TCGACAGGTTCGTTCTTTCACGACAAGAGCATCACTCTGGGGAGCCTGATTGGCATCTCGAGCATCCTAGAGCTGTCGCGGAGATCAAGGCGGGCACGAGCTCCCGATGAGGCCGCCCGGAGCAAGAAGACGAGGACGTGGTTCCTCTCACTCTGCTCCAGGCTCAGCACCGATGCAGTCAGCATCAGCAACGCCCCCTCCCTCGCCCACCTGCTCGAAGCAGAGAGGagaggagctgctgctgctgctgctgctgtcgatGATTTCTCGCACGTCTCCAACCACAACTCGTTGTTCGTGGGCGGACATGTGGCGCCGCCTCCTCGGCCCTCATCGCCCTTCGCGAGGGACTTGCTCTCGCATCATAATGCTCACGGCCCTCCATTACTTCTCTCATGTTTGTGCGCTCATTCATCATCAAATTAA